One window of the Nothobranchius furzeri strain GRZ-AD chromosome 3, NfurGRZ-RIMD1, whole genome shotgun sequence genome contains the following:
- the mitfa gene encoding melanocyte inducing transcription factor a isoform X2 produces MPSGSAPNSPMALLTLGSNCEKEMDDVIDDIISLESSYNEDVLGLMDPALQINNTLPVSGNLLDVYSNQGLPLTSLSISSSCAPNIKREFTAPGMKQVLDKPGSCGQFESYQRSEGFPVESEVRALAKERQKKDNHNLIERRRRFNINDRIKELGTLIPKSNDPDMRWNKGTILKASVDYIRKLQREQERAKELECRQRKLEHTNRHLMLRIQELEMQARAHGLTVVPSPSVCTSEMMARAIKQEPVLGDCPSDLYSHSCGSDMSPPTTLDLNNGTITFDQIPADGDTNIYRNTRTCKMKELVRDNSFGPISPSDPLLSSISPDVSNQGSSRHSSSSSMEEKEHGC; encoded by the exons ATGCCCAGTGGCAGTGCCCCCAACAGTCCCATGGCCTTGCTCACCCTCGGCTCCAACTGTGAGAAGGAG atggacgatgtcatcgatgaTATAATTAGCCTGGAGTCAAGTTACAACGAAGATGTTCTTGGACTGATGGACCCAGCTCTCCAAATCAATAACACG CTGCCCGTTTCTGGGAATTTACTGGACGTGTACAGCAACCAAGGGCTTCCCCTCACGAGTCTCTCTATCAGCAGCTCGTGTGCACCCAACATCAAAAGGGAATTCACTG CTCCTGGCATGAAGCAAGTACTGGACAAGCCTGGATCCTGTGGCCAGTTTGAAAGTTATCAAAGGTCTGAGGGCTTTCCAGTAG AGTCAGAAGTCCGTGCTCTCGCTAAAGAGAGACAGAAGAAAGACAACCACAACTTAA TTGAAAGAAGACGGAGGTTCAACATCAACGATCGTATTAAAGAGCTGGGGACATTAATACCCAAATCAAATGATCC AGACATGCGCTGGAATAAGGGCACCATTCTGAAAGCCTCCGTGGATTACATCAGGAAGCTGCAGCGGGAGCAAGAGAGAGCCAAGGAGCTGGAGTGCAGGCAGAGGAAGCTGGAGCACACAAACCGCCACCTGATGCTACGTATACAG GAGTTGGAGATGCAAGCCCGTGCTCACGGTCTTACTGTGGTACCATCGCCATCTGTCTGCACATCAGAGATGATGGCTCGAGCCATCAAACAGGAGCCGGTTCTGGGTGACTGCCCGTCTGATCTCTATTCCCACAGCTGTGGCTCTGACATGTCTCCCCCAACCACGCTGGACCTCAACAATGGTACCATTACTTTTGACCAGATTCCTGCTGACGGGGACACAAACATCTACCGAAACACCAGGACCTGTAAAATGAAGGAGTTGGTAAGGGATAACAGCTTCGGGCCAATATCTCCGAGTGATCCTTTGCTGAGCTCGATTTCTCCGGATGTGTCCAACCAAGGCAGCAGCCGCCATAGCTCCAGTTCAAGTATGGAGGAGAAGGAACATGGCTGTTAG
- the mitfa gene encoding melanocyte inducing transcription factor a isoform X1 → MFFFFLAGLNSFHKMLEMLEYNHYQSHLESPTKYHIQQAQRQQVRQYLSSTLGGKAGGQPSDPSMPSGSAPNSPMALLTLGSNCEKEMDDVIDDIISLESSYNEDVLGLMDPALQINNTLPVSGNLLDVYSNQGLPLTSLSISSSCAPNIKREFTAPGMKQVLDKPGSCGQFESYQRSEGFPVESEVRALAKERQKKDNHNLIERRRRFNINDRIKELGTLIPKSNDPDMRWNKGTILKASVDYIRKLQREQERAKELECRQRKLEHTNRHLMLRIQELEMQARAHGLTVVPSPSVCTSEMMARAIKQEPVLGDCPSDLYSHSCGSDMSPPTTLDLNNGTITFDQIPADGDTNIYRNTRTCKMKELVRDNSFGPISPSDPLLSSISPDVSNQGSSRHSSSSSMEEKEHGC, encoded by the exons atgttttttttcttcttagctGGTTTAAATTCATTTCACAAAATGCTGGAAATGCTTGAATACAACCACTATCAG TCCCACCTGGAAAGTCCAACAAAGTACCACATCCAACAGGCTCAGAGACAGCAGGTGAGACAGTACCTGTCCTCCACTCTGGGCGGGAAAGCCGGCGGTCAGCCTTCGGATCCCAGCATGCCCAGTGGCAGTGCCCCCAACAGTCCCATGGCCTTGCTCACCCTCGGCTCCAACTGTGAGAAGGAG atggacgatgtcatcgatgaTATAATTAGCCTGGAGTCAAGTTACAACGAAGATGTTCTTGGACTGATGGACCCAGCTCTCCAAATCAATAACACG CTGCCCGTTTCTGGGAATTTACTGGACGTGTACAGCAACCAAGGGCTTCCCCTCACGAGTCTCTCTATCAGCAGCTCGTGTGCACCCAACATCAAAAGGGAATTCACTG CTCCTGGCATGAAGCAAGTACTGGACAAGCCTGGATCCTGTGGCCAGTTTGAAAGTTATCAAAGGTCTGAGGGCTTTCCAGTAG AGTCAGAAGTCCGTGCTCTCGCTAAAGAGAGACAGAAGAAAGACAACCACAACTTAA TTGAAAGAAGACGGAGGTTCAACATCAACGATCGTATTAAAGAGCTGGGGACATTAATACCCAAATCAAATGATCC AGACATGCGCTGGAATAAGGGCACCATTCTGAAAGCCTCCGTGGATTACATCAGGAAGCTGCAGCGGGAGCAAGAGAGAGCCAAGGAGCTGGAGTGCAGGCAGAGGAAGCTGGAGCACACAAACCGCCACCTGATGCTACGTATACAG GAGTTGGAGATGCAAGCCCGTGCTCACGGTCTTACTGTGGTACCATCGCCATCTGTCTGCACATCAGAGATGATGGCTCGAGCCATCAAACAGGAGCCGGTTCTGGGTGACTGCCCGTCTGATCTCTATTCCCACAGCTGTGGCTCTGACATGTCTCCCCCAACCACGCTGGACCTCAACAATGGTACCATTACTTTTGACCAGATTCCTGCTGACGGGGACACAAACATCTACCGAAACACCAGGACCTGTAAAATGAAGGAGTTGGTAAGGGATAACAGCTTCGGGCCAATATCTCCGAGTGATCCTTTGCTGAGCTCGATTTCTCCGGATGTGTCCAACCAAGGCAGCAGCCGCCATAGCTCCAGTTCAAGTATGGAGGAGAAGGAACATGGCTGTTAG